Below is a genomic region from Alosa alosa isolate M-15738 ecotype Scorff River chromosome 24, AALO_Geno_1.1, whole genome shotgun sequence.
gcaaccggaaagtattcagacccttttaagttttccacattttgttatatttcagactcatctggaaatggattcaattcgtttttttttctcatcaatctacaatGCTCCAACACTTTACATTTGAGAAGGATTGACGCTaccgtgctcttgggcactttcaatgctgcagaattgtttttgtatccttccccagatcttcacacaaccctgtcttgcaggtctacggacaattgtctcgaccttgtggcttggttttcactctgacatacacaatcaactgtgagaccttatataaagagatgtctgCCTGTCctcatctcaaggaccattgatagaagtaggatgcaccagagctcaattgcaagtgtcatgacaaagggtctgaatatgtaaatggaatatttcagacttttattttttataaatttacaaaacactccaaacacctgattTTGTATGGAGTATTGTGTGTTGATTGATGAGAGAAAAATGaactgaatccattttaagatgagcctgaaacataacaaaatgtagaaaacttgaaagggtctgaatactttccggttgcactgtatatatatatatatatataaccaaACCTAATCTACagacacattaataataatatatatataaacaaaccTAATCTACAGACACATTAATCTGGATGGAAGAAAAACACAGCCAAATGCCTAACCCCTTTCTCAGTACAGTAGTTAATTCATTTTGAAAGGCTGCCTTCATTTGAAAGGAAGCTGAAgaaaaaacatccatccatgACATCCATATAACTGAACAAAGTTACATCAGAGCTGTACAGCACATAGAACCAAACTGAACATTCTCAGACCTAAGAGTGCACCTAGGGCCACTTACTCCTCTCTGCTGCAGTTTCCTTCTCAGACACCTTCCCCAGTTTGGTTGTGTGGATtttcaatgtgtttttcagTAAGACCGATACTTTTTTTGACAGATTGTCCAGTTTTCTGTCCAAATTAGTTACAGCCTTCTGCATATTCCCCTCAAAAGAGTCTCTCAGCTTCTTGCTATTTTCCATTTCCTGTTCCTGGGTGAGCGTTCTCTGGTCACAGGGCTCCGCCAGCTTGGATGGGGCAGTGTCCTGGAACACATGTGCTGCATATCCTACGGCCACAGCGAGAATGCAGAGCAGCAAGAGAGTCCTCCCTGCAGTGAGCCCAGTGGTTGTACTGTGAGGCTCACTGACAGGCTGTTCGCAGATCTGTACCACGTTATCCAGACCTGACCTCCGGAGACGATTAATCAGCTTCGTCACAAAGACATTAACGCTGAGCCTAGGTCTGACGAGGAAGACCTCTTTACAGTTTGGACACTGCTCCTGCTGCCGGCCATCCCAGTAGTCTGAGATGCAACTCAGGCAGAAGGTGTGTCCACACGGGATGCAGACTGGGTTGGTGAACATGTGCTGACATATGGAGCACTGGAGCTGTTCTTCTGATAAAATGCAGGTGTGGGAAACCATGCTTTGGGCGACATGTTAAACAACATAATCAAAAGACTTGACCAGGACAACTTGATTATAGCATTAAATTAAGTCAATAGCCTTTAACGTAATCATAGCATATTGTCAttgttcagttcaattcaatatGTAATTGCTGATTGATTGTTTTTGATTCTCTTAACACTGCTAGAATGGTCATACAAGGTGCTAGCCCATGTTAGTGGATGAAATACAATGGAAACCTGTGCACAACTCTGACTGATTTCTAAAATAAGGTTAAGGGAAACCTTGTTCTGTTATAtcagggcagagtgaagtgaGAGCAAGATTATTGCTCTCTATATTTTGATCTTGATAAATACCACTAATGTATGTATGCTTTCTGTATCTGTGCCATGATGTCCCCCCACTGCTGGGTGTGTACAGTGGGTAAGCAAAGTACTGTGAAAAAAACCCTTCACCCATTCAATCATCCGCCATGTCACTAGGCTTGTTGTACCTGAAACAATCCAGTCTTGCACCTTAACAGGTTGGCTCAGACATGGGCAACCTGCTCTCACAAAGCCATTCTGCACATTCCAACATTCCAACCAACGCTGTAGTCTTACTGGCTTTTCTAGTCAGTAATTGCCTCTAAACATCACGGGTAGACTAGTACTTATAGCGTACATAGTGTGAACTGTGGATTTAATGTAAGGTTGATGATATTAGGAACTTCTCACATGCAGTTAAGTGGGTATGATGCTgactaaattaaataaataggaTCAAACAATAGCAGAAGTACAATCTATACTGTAATTATATTGATAATTTGCATATTCAAGAaacaatactattttgtatcTAAAGTTATgtagcatttttttaaaaaacgttCTCAGCACTTTATCTACCCTTACCCtacataaaaataattattaatgGAAAGAAGAGACCTAGATTGTTCGACTCACCTTATCAGCTGTTACCTCTATGGAATTGGTTGTGCTGTGGTTAAATGGTCTTGCAGTTGTTTCATGAGTGGATGAATCTACTGACATCACCTGTTCATTGTGACATCACCAGCCTGCCTGCCCGCCCCCAAAATATTTCAGTGGGTGTGTGACAGCAGTGATGGCAGTGTTTATAAAGCACTTTCTAATGTTTCAAGGTTGGTCATGCTAAGggtttgatttgtaaaaaaaagaaaatcagagGGGATGTCATAATGATCACAGCCTGATTGACGTCACACTTAACTCCATGACAGTcaaaaggtgtgtttgtgtatgagagagatgtTAACTTTCacaagaaaatgttttgggagttacacacacaaaaagatggAGTAGGTCTGTTTTTCCAAACATTTGTACTGGTGAAGATGCTTTTTAAAATGATGAATAAGGCCTTTTGAATATACTTATTTGATGTTGTTATCAACTTGCAGAACACAACCATTTACATCATTCTCTCTTCCCCAGTTTCACTGGAGTACAAGATTAACTTCCATCCACCAGCTTTTAGACTTTCAGACAAATAAAATTCTAACCCTttattaaactagatgtactgcaaagCAGGGGAGTTTAATCAGATGTTTCTCCATACTGTGTGGCTGTGATTAGGAACCTTGAGGACATAGGCTAAAGGAAATATTTTGCATTTGTTCTGTGACTTTCAATTGTTTTGTAGCTTTTTTAAATCAGTCCgtgcttttatatatatatatatatatatatatatatatatatatatatatatatatattatagctGTATTTCTAAATATCTGTCTCTGTTTTCACAAGCAGAAATGTGTTTTGATAATTAAGACATTTCCTTGAATATGACACAAGTAGCCACTAGAGGGCAGCAAAAGGCAGCTGCCAAATGCACAACAATATGAGGACAGTCACCTGGTCGTAAATGTCAGCTTGAAGGATAGCTGAGTTCTgacataatatattatatatacagatatacattatatatatacacagataTTATCTGTACAGCCTGAGTAGAGCATAATAACAGCGGTTTCTGTTACCATGGGCTTAGAATTACACTTAGAATtaagaaatctgaaaagtggAAGCAAACTGTATTTGTTATAATAGCTTTCCATAACTATTGTgatattttgtgtttgttttcttgagCTCATCTTAAGCCTGTTTCTGTCCACACTTATCTGGTACATCAGCCTTCTCTTTCATAAATCAACTCAAGTTGTTTACACATGGATAACTATTTACAAAAACATTGGAGGGTTTATCTATTTTTGAATACAAGCAACGTTTCACTTCCTGATTGATCCATCTATTTAGGGTCATATGGGCCATGATGGCCTTTTTGCAAATATTCCATACTGTTAGTGGGGCAGTTAAACTCAAGTTTTTATAACAATTGGATTTTGTAGGTGGAAAAGAATTGAAAACAGAAACTAACagctaatgcagttgcatctTTTACCCATATATCAATCTAATTCATTCATTAAAAAGTCAAAGACACAGATTGTCTTGAAATTGATGTATATTAATTCAATTGAAGGGATAATAACCGGCATGGTGCCCCGTtatatggaattaatggacgaggcggAAGGTTGTTATCAAGCTTATCACTCGGTTGCCACTATAGgtaatagtcatgcctttattgCACACAAAGGAAACAAGCGGTTCAGTATAAAAAGAAGCCaatttgttcagtttgttgaacaactttctttggcccgAACAGTGATAAGTGATAGCggtggacagttagcttgtttacagttgattccattgttacGAAGtctgcttccaggctcaactGTCTTCCTATTATGGTtgttacagtaccctccagaattattggaatctctgctaaagttgactaaaaaccggtataaaaaaataatctgttggtgatttattgtaatccgtcaattaaaaaaatgaggaaaaatccaaccttgaagggaagcaaatttattttgaaaaaaaaaaaggaatatctcataaagaaatacatatttttaacaaaaaacactcacaattattggcacccctgcttgtaataccttcttaagcctccctttgcctatagaacagcttgtaatattatgacaccccataaagttggagaatacaaagcaagggatttaagaccgttcgtctttacaaaatctccccagatcgtccaTATTCCTAGGTctacacttgtgcattctcctctttgactgaccccactgtttttctacGGAGTTTAGATTAGGGGACTGAGATGCCAATGtccgaagcttgattttgtattcagcaaaccatatttgttttgatctggacatttgttttggttcacTGACCTGaggaatgatccaatcatgaccaacttttagtgtcttggcagagattgacagatttcctttgaaaatgttcaggtttttcttggtgttcatgaaaccatgcaccttaattaggttTCCAAGGCCTTtggaaataaaaacagccccacaatagcacagcccctccaccatcaTTCTCATTAggtatggggttcttttcagtatagccaTTCTTCCATGTatgccaaacacacctaaagtgtttctagccaaagagcaaaattttcattttatctgacaatagaccacacttccagacaaagtcactgtaccattcagtaactccggctctttacattggtaattaaatgactgtgcaggcttttacctggcatgccctctaaataatctattagcagaGAGGTCACTTTTGCCAAGATAACCAtaggtctttgtccaagcatgtttgtcacattttcagatgattagaaccttttaataattgttttaactgtaaatatcggcattttcaacaaagtacctagttgTCATAGACATTttctgacttacaaatgtcaacacactttctttttatttaaatttagtgtattctcttgtctttccgatgttgaaaaatgactagaggatttagcctctgtgtgactttattttcataccatagtgaaaaagaaagtcatgaactacttctgaaagttcacagacactctgattaacttaaataaattgaaattagctaggaaaatgcttctgttaggttttgtTTATAAGATTTTTCAGGGGTGCCAACAATTGTGAGCAAAgtgttttagaaatatttatttcttaatgaaattttcctttttcttaaaataaatttgcttcccttcaaggttgaaTTTTCcctatttttgttttcattacgagattacaataaatcaccaacagattactTTTTAGaccggtttttagtcaactttagcagaggtgccaataattctggagggtactgtatagttaccattcattaacattgatatggaacggtgattaaacttttttaccagatctacacAGCCATGTTCAATAAAGCCAACAGTATTTCAGTGAAGGGTATTGCTGAAGTGTCAGTCCTCATATGAAACCCTCCTTGTGTGAACACGTACACAGGTAAAGgcgagcaagtttacctgtgcaagttcaccgagcaaagggcaccgacaaaggcaaccaGTCCTATTGCCTCTATGCCAAATAATATGTTAGCACATCATAATGATATTAAAAATCTCCAGAGGTAGGATGTGTTTCaactcttcatgtgtgtgtgctgctgtgtgacTTCAGTCTTCTTATGTTCTCCTCATGTAAATTAACAATTCTGTTTCCGCATTAGCAGCATATTTGAAGTAGGCACATACAAGTTTGTCATTGGTTTGATTCTCAGGTCACCATGGTGTTACAGCTTGGTGTTTATGTTAATGTTATGTAATCACTTCACAATCTTTGATCACTCTTATGTTCAAAATATATCCACCTATGGGAAGAATCAAAGGTGTTTGGTTTGCAAAACCATTGGTACTACAAAGTATGTTTTGTGTAGACACTTTTTTACTGATAGTCACTGTTTATTTTGGTCCAGTATACTTTTTAAGAAAGAGACAGCATGCAGAGTATTTTTTTGTCTAGTTTATATTGTTATGAAGTGGAAGATACCAGTAATGCAGCTGTATGCCgagttcaaataataaaaaaaaaaactcacaaaaCAAAGATTAAAAACCAAACCAACtcttaaaaaatgaaaagaataaaTCAATCTATCACGTAGCTTACTAAAACTCTTCATCAATCAAGCAAGCTAAAATATtcactaatacacaatatataataattatattaaatCATGATGGCATTGCAGAGaacaaactaaagatcaatgaCTGCTTAGTCTGAATTTTACCCTCCTTATTATTTCTAGCTACAGGCAAAAATTTGTAATACCAAAGCTTGTCTAGTGGGGcactaaattaaattaatttaatttaatttaatttaaatttccATCAGATATGTCTGACCAGATATGACCAGTCAGTCAAACAACTCTACATGTCTATTAAAACGACTGACTTCCTTCGCCGGATTAATTTCCCTCCCCCATTTTTGTTTGATGGTTTTACATTCACATTACGTGTACAACATTGTCCAGTTGACCATACTCAGTCACTTACACTGAGTCAGAGAAGCTCTTTATGTTGTTTTGACCCTCTGGACTGTTCATAATTATTACTGACACTGGTCAATTACTGGCACTGGTCAATAGTGTTGAAGCAGCAGAGAGATAACACTCAGACTAAACTCAGAGAGAactaaaagagaaagagtgggatATACAGAGAGATTCGAGCATTGGGAGGACCACAAAAGTGCATCAGGTGTCTTTGCTCTGGGAACTCTAGGCTGCCAATCTGGGTTTACAATAGAATTTTAAATGGAGGCAGGGGAAAGGGTGAGGAAAGGGTTGAGAGATGAAGGTGGAAGGGGAttggaggagtggagggagtTATATTTCCCTTTGGCTTTCTCCGTAGACACTTTCATCGCTGTACGCAATGTAGAGGAAGAAGTCCTCCTCGTGGTgctcctgagagagagatggagagacaaagTGAACCCAACCGTAAATTCCTACACCTAGCGTTTTTACACATTAAACCTTCATCAAGTTTGTGCAACAATCAATAACGGTCAAGACCGCTTTTGAAAAGCTGATATTAGCAGAAATTGAGAGCACCAAAGGAAACAAGACAGTAAAACAGAAGAAATGCAAAGTAATGTATAAGATGTCTATGTGCAACTCTTCAGTCAGCTACAAAGGTGACAGTGAAGAGACAAAGTGGCAGTACCTGATACAGCAGCCCCATGGTTGCTGAGGTGGGGGGAATGACGTTGTTTACAAAGAAGAAAAGAGCATCCTCAGCTCTCAGGTGAATTCTTTTCCGGATGAGGAAGTAGAACTGGCCCACTACAGGGGgtgcagacagagacagagagagaaaatcacTGTAACAGCAGTCAAATCTAATCAAGTtcccatttacatttattacatttattcatttggcagatgcttCGACTCCGAatctatccaaagtgacttacagaagGAGagtaacattcaagctacagtgcAAAGAAGACCTTAGCTAGGAATTACTATTGCATCTGTCAAGGGAGCATACATATTTTGACAGGTTATTTTCTATTTCTTCCTGTTGTTTGCTTCTCAAGGGACTCAGTTCAAATATGATGTAAATGAttaaagggccgttcacaccaggaacgataactataatgataagtataacaatataagcgtccacactgaccagCGATTAAGaatgtctctctttgtgttgatgaatgtgatggctaaaatctgatggattctgattggctgtcagctttttattgTTCTCAATAAAACTTGCAGAGTGATTCCTAGCGATAtcattcttcatgttgttataagtttgtgtggatgttgtcattcatattagctagaacGATATTTTTTGCTATTATTGGTTATAGTTagcgttcttggtgtgaacagcccttaaGAGCCTCCAATATTGACATATTCTGAGGAAGTGGTTGAGAAACTCACCTGTAAGGTCAGAGGGGACAAGGTACTTTTTCTTGTCCAAATCTCCTATTCTGGCCTTGGGAGCCTTTTCCACAATGACCTGCCATGTGAATAAAAGCAGTCAATGGTTAAAATCCATTACAACCATAACCACACCCATATGTCAAGTACTAGTACTGTGGTACTTAGTGTTATGAAGGAATGCACAATTGGAATCTCCCTTTATACGCAGAACGATTAATTTTTTATGTGCGAAGAAACAGGGGAAGAGATACATAGTTTCAGCACAAGCTGTGTACTTTAGATAAAGGGCACTGTCACCAGGAAACCGATATTTCGTAGTACTGTTTCCAAGCTCAATTGTTTTTGCTGCATATTACAGAGACTAGTATGGTCTTGGTTAATTTTACTACTTGATAACCCCAGGGAAATGCTCCCAAAGGCTGTTCTGTTGGTCTGTTTTTTTGCCCACAACggttgctttgttggtgattttgtttttgataatTAGTCTTGGTTGTTTATTGGCCGTTgtgggaaatcccctacctatagcactaAGAATTTAACATATCTCCTGTGTATATTTTTTGTACAACTTAATTTGGGTCAGGCAAGAGTTCAGTTGTGATGACTGTGTTCTATTAAATATAAACGCAGGCTTCAACAGCATTTATCCTTATAGTAATGTAAAAACTAGGGGTTGAAACCAGCTTCCCTCTCTTGGCCTTGGTGACCCAGTAAACACATTATATGCTCGCTAGGAGGGGGGGGAAGGGCTGTCATGAAACCAAGCCTAAGCTAAAATAACTAATGACAAAAGACACTAGTCTGGCTGTCTGATGGAGACGTTAGTAACAACAAAGtgctcttttaaaaatgagaatCGGAAACCAAATGGCAGCTTTTATGGCTTTAGGTGTTCAAGCATTACAAGTGTTCCATTGTTTACATGATCTATACACCATTCTGTAGGCAGGTCACATCACATCAACATAAAAAGACAGTGGAAATGTGCGACAACTGCTTGTAGAGGACATCTGAAATTAATTGGGAGTTAAACGCGACAAAAACCGTGGTAAACCGACGCACATACACAAGTCAACAGTTCTATTTTTGGCTAGCTAGCGTTACTCTGTTCCTTGACGGCTACTTAGTTTCTAAATATGAGGCAATTGCGCAAACTGATCCCTGCGTAACGGAATAGGACAATATGCCATACGAAGAAAAAATACGGTTGTGTTGAAGAGGGCTGGACTATCAATTATGTCTAAATAAAGACCACAATTCGCGGATATTCGACAGACCAAGCTTTCCAAttgatgtttgttttgtgtgctgGCCTAGAAGCTCACCTTGGCTTCTTATGTTATGCTCATGTGAATATGTTAAGATAGCTCAAGATGTGGAATCTATTAAGGTTAACGGTAGGTATTTCATGAACATAATGTTTACAGTTGGTAAGTGTGTATTGTTGTGAACattacttaaaacaaataaaaacactgtTGCCACTCAAGTTGACTTCTAAGGGTCATTCTTTGGATGCTAgaagctagctaacgttagccagctatCATAAACCATTGATCCCGTAATGTTAACTATCGGTAGCAACATCAAAATAGCATGACTCAATTACATGTGATGAAAACCGTCATATAGATGgtattatatatttaaatggTGTATGTTCACACATAATAAGTAATCTATACATTAGGAAGTAATTGTTTACGTCCCCCGTTTCCTAACGATTGGCTAACCAAAAAGATGACTCGCTTCTAGCTGCTAGCTGGATTGAAGAACGACAGATAGCAGCTAGCTTTTGGGCTAACGTTAAGGTTAGCGATCATAGCTAGCTTCTAGAAGCTACTTACAGGAACCCTGTCAGGATACTTCTTTCtgattttctctccctctgaccGTCTCTTCTCAAATGGATGCTCTTCTTTGTACTGAAACTTCATTGTTAACAGATGTTCTTTATCGGAAATATACCAAAAATGTCCAATTGTCTTTGCGTAGAGAACAGGTAACGTTACCGTTATAGGCAGCCTGCGATTCCAACTGCCTTGCTTTGCTGGCTAACTAGCTGCTTCGATGTTTTCTTGGTGCGTCTGTGGCGGATGGATACAATAACAAACTACGTAAACTGCGCAATTAATTATATTCCCAAATATCACGTACGTTGACTTCAGTGCCAGTCGTCTTATCTCTGTTTATGACTATAACCTATGTCTCTCTAGGTCTATGATCTCCGTCCATATAATGACTTTACCAACCAACTGAAATAAATAACTGTGGATTATTTCAGGATGCCTGCAACACCATTACACCGGACTTCAACCTAAACACAGCGAGTTTGATGCTAGTTTGAATCGTGTCAAGCGCTAGAAGTTTAGTCTATATGGAGGATGTCATCATTCATAATAAATGGGACTCGTCATGATTATGTTTCGCCTTTCAGTGAACAACAACAACGGACTGAAGATCTACTTTATTTTCAGCTAAACCCAAAGGGCGCAAGGTTAGTCTGGTGTTCGTGATGCGACCGTCATATGACTGATTTCCGGGGGTGGATGAGTAAGTAAGCGCGTGACCAGAATTAGCATCACAATTCTGTCTTCTTGTGAGCAAAGTGTTTTTTCTCTTGGCTGATTTCTGTTGTCAGACTAAAATTTTACTCTCCA
It encodes:
- the LOC125289354 gene encoding gamma-aminobutyric acid receptor-associated protein, which translates into the protein MKFQYKEEHPFEKRRSEGEKIRKKYPDRVPVIVEKAPKARIGDLDKKKYLVPSDLTVGQFYFLIRKRIHLRAEDALFFFVNNVIPPTSATMGLLYQEHHEEDFFLYIAYSDESVYGESQREI
- the LOC125289520 gene encoding nuclear factor 7, ovary-like; this translates as MVSHTCILSEEQLQCSICQHMFTNPVCIPCGHTFCLSCISDYWDGRQQEQCPNCKEVFLVRPRLSVNVFVTKLINRLRRSGLDNVVQICEQPVSEPHSTTTGLTAGRTLLLLCILAVAVGYAAHVFQDTAPSKLAEPCDQRTLTQEQEMENSKKLRDSFEGNMQKAVTNLDRKLDNLSKKVSVLLKNTLKIHTTKLGKVSEKETAAERKLKNIRQYEVDVTLDPDTAHPSLLLSSDGKQLWHGHTQQNLTNHPKRFDYCISVLGKEGFNSGSFYYEVQVKGKTNWDLGVVRESINRKGKIVLGPTNGYWTIWLRNDENYAALDMPTVPISLKNRPETVGVFVDYEEGLVSFYDGDSGGHIYSFTGLSFTETLYPYFSPGLSSGDKNSAPMIISRHVF